The Phycicoccus sp. M110.8 genome includes a window with the following:
- a CDS encoding L-lactate permease, with protein sequence MFRPVLDAVGGSLFLTALVAMLPLLTIFILLGGLRLAAWKAGIAALLVSIVIAIWAYSMPVGMAVSSGIEGAAFGFFPIMWIVINAIWVYNMTVSTGHFDVLRRSFASISDDQRIQAVIIAFSFGALLEALAGFGTPVAITSVMLIALGFRPLKAAVVALVANTAPVAFGALAVPITTLATVSQQPEHTLSQIVGRQTPLLGVFVPMALVFIIDRGRGVRATLPATLTCGITFAVAQFVTSNYISTPLTDIVASLASALAVVLLLRVWQPKEHYVESAVEEEEVVAAGSRSSRGSATVAMAAEGDDQHGDRHHGRRRPVHTESDAGAEDLTTMRARDEAAHDRGSDVFKAYAPYLIIIIVFVVAQLPGIKDALDAPTKVFNWPGLDGLQSASGKASKIPQFKLNWLAAAGTLMLISGIVSIPVLGISPARALRAYGTTLKQLAAAIVTVMAVLGLAYVMNASGQTSSLGTWMAGAGGAFALLSPILGWLGVAVTGSDTSSNSLFGALQVTAAKDAGLHPALMAAANSSGGVLGKMISPQNLAIAAAAVGMSGREGDIFRRVIGWSVAFVAFMCVLVFLQSTAVLSWMIP encoded by the coding sequence ATGTTCCGTCCGGTACTCGACGCCGTAGGTGGTTCCCTGTTCCTCACGGCCCTCGTGGCCATGCTCCCCCTGCTCACCATCTTCATCCTGCTCGGCGGCCTGCGGCTCGCCGCGTGGAAGGCCGGCATCGCGGCCCTGCTCGTCTCCATCGTGATCGCCATCTGGGCCTACTCGATGCCCGTCGGCATGGCCGTGTCCAGCGGCATCGAGGGCGCGGCCTTCGGCTTCTTCCCGATCATGTGGATCGTCATCAACGCGATCTGGGTCTACAACATGACGGTCTCGACGGGGCACTTCGACGTGCTCCGCCGTTCGTTCGCGAGCATCAGCGACGACCAGCGGATCCAGGCCGTCATCATCGCCTTCTCGTTCGGCGCCCTGCTCGAGGCGCTGGCCGGCTTCGGCACACCCGTCGCCATCACGAGCGTGATGCTCATCGCCCTGGGCTTCCGACCGCTCAAGGCAGCGGTCGTGGCCCTGGTCGCGAACACCGCGCCGGTCGCGTTCGGCGCGCTGGCCGTGCCGATCACCACCCTGGCGACCGTCAGCCAGCAGCCCGAGCACACGCTGTCGCAGATCGTCGGGCGGCAGACCCCGCTGCTCGGCGTCTTCGTGCCGATGGCGCTGGTCTTCATCATCGACCGGGGCCGCGGGGTCCGGGCGACCCTGCCCGCGACGCTCACCTGCGGGATCACCTTCGCCGTGGCCCAGTTCGTCACCTCGAACTACATCTCCACCCCGCTGACGGACATCGTCGCCTCGCTGGCGAGCGCGCTCGCCGTCGTCCTGCTGCTGCGCGTCTGGCAGCCGAAGGAGCACTACGTGGAGTCGGCTGTCGAGGAGGAGGAGGTCGTGGCGGCCGGTTCGCGCAGCTCCCGGGGCTCGGCCACCGTTGCCATGGCGGCCGAGGGCGACGACCAGCACGGCGACCGGCACCACGGGCGTCGACGCCCGGTGCACACCGAGAGCGACGCGGGCGCCGAGGACCTCACCACCATGAGGGCCCGCGACGAGGCCGCGCACGACCGCGGCTCCGACGTGTTCAAGGCCTACGCGCCGTACCTCATCATCATCATCGTCTTCGTGGTGGCGCAGCTGCCCGGCATCAAGGACGCCCTCGACGCACCGACCAAGGTGTTCAACTGGCCGGGTCTCGACGGGCTGCAGAGCGCGTCGGGCAAGGCCTCGAAGATCCCGCAGTTCAAGCTGAACTGGCTCGCCGCAGCGGGCACGCTGATGCTGATCTCCGGGATCGTCTCCATCCCCGTGCTGGGGATCTCCCCGGCGAGGGCGCTGCGGGCCTACGGCACGACGCTCAAGCAGCTCGCTGCCGCGATCGTCACGGTCATGGCCGTGCTGGGTCTGGCCTACGTCATGAACGCCTCGGGACAGACCTCCAGCCTCGGCACGTGGATGGCGGGTGCGGGCGGCGCGTTCGCCCTGCTGTCGCCGATCCTCGGCTGGCTCGGTGTCGCGGTCACCGGGTCGGACACCTCGTCGAACTCGCTGTTCGGCGCCCTGCAGGTGACCGCCGCCAAGGACGCCGGGCTGCACCCGGCCCTGATGGCCGCCGCGAACTCCTCCGGCGGCGTCCTAGGCAAGATGATCTCCCCGCAGAACCTGGCGATCGCCGCTGCGGCCGTGGGCATGTCGGGTCGCGAGGGCGACATCTTCCGCAGGGTCATCGGGTGGAGCGTCGCCTTCGTGGCGTTCATGTGCGTCCTGGTCTTCCTGCAGTCGACCGCGGTGCTCAGCTGGATGATCCCCTAG
- a CDS encoding (Fe-S)-binding protein, whose protein sequence is MTSTDPTTGHGPAGAAGPADGVVDRTAEHGQGSRRAAALDGPHFDDHRPPSQELLSDCVHCGFCLPTCPTYVLWGEEMDSPRGRIHLMQQVVGGEPLTPEVVGHFDACLGCMSCVTACPSGVQYDKLITDTRAQVERNTTRSPSDRALREAVFALFPYPRRLRALRGPLRLHQRSGLSRLLRRSGVLQRISPQLAAMESLPPPLGRREDVPPLTPARGTKRGTVGMLLGCVQREFFPGVNAATARVLAAEGFDVVAPPGQGCCGALSAHNGREEEAAGFARSLVEEFERAGVEHVVVNSAGCGSAMKEYADLLADDPAWANRARAFADRVRDVSEILAEAGPVAPRHPLEVSVAYHDACHLGHAQGIRAQPRELLRGIPGLELREINEASLCCGSAGIYNLLKPEAARELGDRKATNVVATGAELLVTANPGCLMQVRTSLERAGAAMAMAHTIEVLDASIRGLSPEDLGVTRGRSPQA, encoded by the coding sequence ATGACCAGCACCGACCCGACCACCGGGCACGGCCCCGCCGGGGCGGCAGGACCGGCCGACGGTGTCGTCGACCGGACCGCGGAGCACGGCCAGGGGAGTCGGCGAGCGGCCGCCCTGGACGGGCCCCACTTCGACGACCACCGGCCCCCGTCGCAGGAGCTGCTCTCCGACTGCGTGCACTGCGGCTTCTGCCTGCCGACGTGCCCCACGTACGTGCTGTGGGGGGAGGAGATGGACTCGCCCCGCGGCCGGATCCACCTCATGCAGCAGGTGGTGGGCGGCGAGCCGCTGACGCCCGAGGTCGTCGGCCACTTCGACGCCTGCCTCGGCTGCATGTCCTGCGTCACCGCCTGCCCCTCCGGCGTGCAGTACGACAAGCTCATCACCGACACCCGCGCCCAGGTCGAGCGCAACACCACCCGCTCGCCCTCCGACCGCGCGCTCCGTGAGGCGGTCTTCGCGCTCTTCCCCTACCCGCGCAGGCTGCGCGCCCTGCGCGGGCCGCTGCGGCTGCACCAGCGGTCGGGTCTGTCCCGACTTCTCCGCAGGTCCGGTGTGCTGCAACGGATCTCGCCCCAGCTCGCCGCGATGGAGTCGCTGCCCCCGCCCCTCGGCCGACGCGAGGACGTGCCGCCCCTGACGCCGGCGCGCGGCACGAAGCGGGGGACCGTCGGGATGCTGCTCGGCTGCGTGCAGCGCGAGTTCTTCCCGGGGGTCAATGCCGCCACCGCGCGAGTGCTGGCCGCCGAGGGGTTCGACGTCGTCGCGCCGCCCGGGCAGGGGTGCTGCGGTGCACTCTCCGCCCACAACGGCCGCGAGGAGGAGGCCGCAGGCTTCGCCCGCAGCCTCGTCGAGGAGTTCGAGCGGGCCGGCGTCGAGCACGTGGTCGTGAACTCCGCGGGCTGCGGCTCGGCGATGAAGGAGTATGCCGACCTGCTCGCCGACGACCCCGCCTGGGCGAACCGTGCGCGGGCCTTCGCCGACCGCGTCCGCGACGTCAGCGAGATCCTCGCGGAAGCCGGACCCGTGGCCCCGCGGCACCCGCTGGAGGTGTCGGTGGCGTACCACGACGCCTGCCACCTCGGCCACGCCCAGGGCATCCGCGCCCAGCCGCGGGAGCTGCTGCGCGGCATACCCGGCCTCGAGCTGCGGGAGATCAACGAGGCGTCGCTGTGCTGCGGCAGCGCGGGCATCTACAACCTCCTCAAGCCCGAGGCCGCCCGTGAGCTGGGCGACCGCAAGGCGACCAACGTCGTCGCCACCGGCGCCGAGCTGCTCGTCACCGCCAACCCGGGCTGCCTGATGCAGGTCCGGACGTCGCTGGAGCGGGCCGGGGCCGCGATGGCGATGGCTCACACCATCGAGGTGCTCGATGCCTCGATCCGAGGACTGTCACCCGAGGACCTCGGCGTGACACGAGGGAGGTCGCCGCAGGCCTGA
- a CDS encoding FAD-binding oxidoreductase — translation MTTQVSDDLLRACDGRVEPAGDGDAVLGTRPRWVASPGSTEQAAALVQIAARDGLAVTARGSRTKLRWGGRPERLDLVVDTSRLDALVEHAAGDLVYIAGAGRSLAQVQEDVGGAGQRLGIDPPTGGSLGGAVATAASGPLRLHHGAVRDLVIGMTLVRADGVVAHSGGKVVKNVAGYDLAKLLTGSFGTLGLVTQVAVRLHPVPQGRRWVTASVADEAAAGTAALAVAHSQLVPSAVELEVPGSRRGAGGGDPTGALGALSVLVEGHPDGAAESARRVADLLAASGGEDVQVGEEPPSWWGGDVAADHDGCTLLRVTHVLTGVTPLLRALSEATSGAGVRAHLRGSPAVGVEHVALEGDTDAVAALVQRLRVASGGFDGQVVVLDGPDDVRDRVDLWGPVQALGLMRAVKDRFDPGRLLSPGRFVGGI, via the coding sequence GTGACGACCCAGGTGTCCGACGACCTGCTCCGCGCCTGCGACGGACGGGTGGAGCCCGCGGGCGACGGCGACGCCGTGCTCGGCACACGCCCTCGCTGGGTCGCGTCCCCGGGGAGCACGGAGCAAGCGGCGGCGCTGGTGCAGATCGCGGCTCGGGACGGGCTCGCGGTCACGGCCCGCGGCTCGCGCACCAAGCTGCGGTGGGGAGGCCGGCCCGAACGCCTCGACCTCGTGGTCGACACCAGCCGCCTCGACGCGCTGGTCGAGCACGCCGCCGGCGACCTCGTCTACATCGCCGGTGCCGGCCGGTCGCTGGCGCAGGTGCAGGAGGACGTCGGTGGAGCCGGCCAGCGGCTCGGGATCGACCCGCCGACCGGTGGCTCGCTCGGCGGAGCCGTCGCCACCGCCGCGAGCGGGCCGCTGCGCCTGCACCACGGCGCGGTCCGCGACCTGGTGATCGGCATGACCCTGGTCCGCGCCGACGGGGTCGTGGCTCACAGCGGCGGCAAGGTGGTCAAGAACGTCGCCGGCTACGACCTCGCCAAGCTGCTCACCGGGTCCTTCGGCACCCTCGGGCTGGTCACGCAGGTGGCCGTGCGGCTGCACCCGGTGCCGCAGGGGCGCCGCTGGGTGACGGCCTCGGTGGCCGACGAGGCAGCCGCCGGCACCGCCGCGCTCGCGGTGGCGCACAGCCAGCTCGTCCCGTCGGCCGTCGAGCTCGAGGTCCCCGGCTCGCGCCGCGGCGCCGGCGGCGGCGACCCCACTGGTGCCCTCGGCGCCCTGTCGGTCCTCGTCGAGGGCCATCCCGACGGCGCCGCCGAGTCGGCCCGGCGGGTCGCCGACCTGCTGGCCGCGTCCGGTGGCGAGGACGTGCAGGTGGGGGAGGAGCCGCCCTCGTGGTGGGGTGGTGACGTCGCCGCCGACCACGACGGGTGCACGCTCCTGCGGGTCACCCACGTGCTCACCGGGGTGACACCGCTGCTGCGCGCCCTGTCCGAGGCCACCTCGGGGGCCGGCGTGCGGGCGCACCTGCGCGGCTCGCCCGCGGTCGGCGTGGAGCACGTGGCCCTCGAGGGCGACACCGACGCGGTGGCCGCGCTCGTCCAGCGACTCCGGGTCGCCTCGGGCGGCTTCGACGGCCAGGTCGTCGTGCTCGACGGCCCGGACGACGTCCGGGACCGGGTGGACCTGTGGGGACCCGTCCAGGCGCTCGGGCTGATGCGCGCCGTCAAGGACCGCTTCGACCCCGGCCGGCTGCTGTCGCCCGGGCGCTTCGTGGGAGGCATCTGA
- a CDS encoding FAD-linked oxidase C-terminal domain-containing protein — MDTEVLAGRLRALVGADAVLTDRQELRTYECDGLAHYRVVPAMVVLAASTADVAATVTECARAGVPFVARGSGTGLSGGALPHADGVLIVMSRMRDVLEVDRDNQRAVVEPGVINLQLSDLTRPVGYYYAPDPSSQQVCSIGGNVAENSGGAHCLKYGFTTNHVTGLELVTAAGDVVEVGGKAPDPTGYDLLGALVGSEGTLGIATRVTVRLTRTPEDVSTLLAAFASTDAAGEAVSAIIGAGVIPAAIEMMDALAIEAAEAAVHCDYPAGAGAVLIVEIDGPAPDVRHVFAEVERHCRDAGAFEIRIARDDTERALFWKGRKSAFAAVGRISPDYIVQDGVIPRTSLPEVLRAIAELSERSGVRVANVFHAGDGNLHPLVLFDDGHEGEAERAEEVSGAILDLCIEHGGSITGEHGVGADKAKFMPRMFTDDDLDTMQLVRCAFDPDSISNPGKVFPTPRLCGERPGRHQGAHPLAEAGVAEVF; from the coding sequence ATGGACACCGAGGTCCTGGCCGGGCGGCTGCGCGCCCTCGTGGGCGCGGACGCCGTCCTCACCGACCGGCAGGAGCTGCGCACCTACGAGTGCGACGGCCTGGCCCACTACCGGGTGGTGCCCGCCATGGTCGTGCTCGCCGCCAGCACCGCTGACGTCGCGGCCACGGTCACCGAGTGCGCCCGCGCCGGGGTGCCGTTCGTCGCGCGGGGCTCCGGCACGGGCCTGTCCGGTGGGGCGCTGCCGCACGCCGACGGCGTCCTCATCGTCATGAGCCGCATGCGCGACGTGCTCGAGGTCGACCGCGACAACCAGCGGGCCGTGGTGGAGCCCGGGGTCATCAACCTGCAGCTCAGCGACCTGACCCGGCCGGTGGGGTACTACTACGCCCCCGACCCCTCCAGCCAGCAGGTGTGCTCCATCGGGGGCAACGTCGCCGAGAACTCCGGTGGGGCGCACTGCCTCAAGTACGGCTTCACCACCAACCACGTCACCGGGCTCGAGCTCGTCACGGCCGCCGGGGACGTCGTCGAGGTCGGCGGGAAGGCCCCCGACCCCACGGGGTACGACCTGCTCGGAGCCCTCGTCGGCTCCGAGGGCACGCTCGGCATCGCGACGCGGGTGACCGTGCGGCTGACCCGCACCCCGGAGGACGTCTCGACCCTGCTCGCGGCCTTCGCCTCCACCGACGCAGCCGGTGAGGCGGTGTCGGCGATCATCGGCGCGGGGGTCATCCCGGCGGCCATCGAGATGATGGACGCGCTCGCGATCGAGGCGGCCGAGGCCGCGGTCCACTGCGACTACCCGGCAGGGGCCGGGGCGGTGCTCATCGTCGAGATCGACGGCCCTGCCCCCGACGTCCGGCACGTCTTCGCCGAGGTCGAGCGGCACTGCCGCGACGCCGGGGCCTTCGAGATCCGCATCGCCCGCGACGACACCGAGCGCGCGCTGTTCTGGAAGGGCCGCAAGTCGGCCTTCGCCGCAGTGGGCCGGATCAGCCCCGACTACATCGTCCAGGACGGCGTCATCCCGCGGACCTCCCTGCCCGAGGTGCTGCGCGCCATCGCGGAGCTCTCCGAGCGCAGCGGGGTCCGCGTGGCCAACGTCTTCCACGCGGGCGACGGCAACCTGCACCCGCTCGTGCTGTTTGACGACGGGCACGAGGGCGAGGCCGAACGGGCCGAGGAGGTCTCCGGCGCGATCCTCGACCTGTGCATCGAGCACGGCGGCTCGATCACGGGTGAGCACGGGGTCGGTGCCGACAAGGCCAAGTTCATGCCGCGGATGTTCACCGACGACGACCTCGACACCATGCAGCTCGTCCGCTGCGCGTTCGACCCGGACTCGATCTCCAACCCCGGCAAGGTGTTCCCGACCCCGCGCCTGTGCGGCGAGCGGCCGGGGCGGCACCAGGGCGCGCACCCGTTGGCCGAGGCCGGCGTGGCGGAGGTCTTCTGA